In Mytilus edulis chromosome 3, xbMytEdul2.2, whole genome shotgun sequence, the genomic window GATAATTACAATTTGTTTAAGACTTAAAATATTTCTTCAATCATTTACAATAAGAAGGTATTTGATCCCAAAAGTTATTGTATGGTAAATGTAAATAGCGTGAATGTATAGATATCATACATTTCTTGTTTTGAACTTGTAATCAGGCTAGATTACTTCTGAtctatatatttgtataatacaaATTATGAATGTTCATACATGTACAATCATCACATTGATTATATGACTCACTGATAACCATACATGTAAATAATCGAAATTAATGAGACAGATAAGAGCCGAATGACATAAATCATGTGCAGTAAATTATAACCCtacttaaataataaaataatcacaCCTCTTTGATTCCTATTCTTTCAATCAATTCGTATAATTTTTCTGTATCTTTTTCAAGAAAAGTACTaacattcgaaaaaaaaatatggatgtATGTGAAGTGAAGTGATACAGCAAGAGACGGCaataaaagcgctgttcctttgcctttcttttttatgttttgcatgtactgattttttgTGTTATGGATTATATATACTCCTTATCCTCTGTTTTTTATTATAGAATTATAGAACGGACATTTTTAATATGGACAGATATTGTGTCTTGCAAAATGCCTGTCATGGACCATGCAAATAGTTGATGCACACATTCATAAACATGTCGAAAGCATGGCACTTTCTTCATTTAGAGCATAGGGTGTGAAAGTCCCATTCTGTACTAGCGGTACTTCAAAACTTATAGAGGAGCATAAACGTTTAATTTATGAAATCGAAAtaccttttttactataaaatagAGAAGAGGTAGAGGTCAGTTTATATTATGATTCGGTTAGAACAGGAGAACTATTAACTAGTTTATTGTCATCAACAACATCACCAGAAGGTCATTTCTATTATCAGAATGATGCTTTTGGACATTTAGAATGGAACCGAATATATGTTTTCGACAAAGTTAACAGAACGCAAACATATGTCGACAAATGTGAATAGTTCTACTTACAATATGACTACATGCACGTCGCCATTTTAACAGTCGATATTATATACACAAACAAAATAATACTACAATGTATGTGACAGATGGCATGATAGATAAATATAAATCGCTGGATACaggtaaacaaatatatatttttttattgtcaattatgacgCCCAATAATTTGAGCAGTTCAATTAAGTTGAATTTCATACAAGTGATTACATATTGATCACATggattatttaacaattaaataaagtcgtctttttaaacaaaataatttctgcagaaataatataaaaagttttacaatataatatagaTGAACAAACTGCCGGTGACTAAACTGTATCTAGAATTGATTTTCTCTCTTTGAATAAAGTACAcaataataaacttactttttttATTACAACATTATCTTCAGATGACATTAaccatattaattttgatttatttgggaggcttttaaagtttttgttaaccTTATTTAAGTAATTTATATATTCAGATCCTTTATTTACTAAAACAGgacactgaagaagaaaatgaatttcatcttcaactACAGTGTTACATAATTTACATATTCTATCCTCCACTCGAAGCCCCACATATCTGCCTCTTTCAATTTCTAAGTTATGTGCACTGACTCTGGACTTTGTAAGCAGTCGCCTTTCATCCTCATTCAAAATTAATAAGTATTTTtccatataaatattttctttaaataatctgtAAGTTCTTTGTTTATTTCCATGCTGTTTATTTTGTCTATCATTGTAAAGTTCAGATTTCCAAATACAAgaatatttctgttttaatttccGGTAAATTAGTGATTTAAATCCATCTTTGAATTTTTAATGAGTTTAAGATCTATATCAAGATATTTCATAAGAATAGCAATACAACTATACCaactatttttgtttaaactatttaGTGATCTAGAGACAATCAGGGCTTCAGCGAGAAAGATATCATCAGGCTTTAATATATATTCATAATATCTAAACATATTTATAATTACTTCAAGAAATAAGGGATATCTTCCCATTTCACCCAATACAGCtatatttgtagattttttcCCTAAACCCATAGAAAATTTACAGAATTTGACATGAGTGCTTTCTTGTTTCATGTCCTTGCATAGTTTAAATAGattatgttcatttttatttactttatttattaCTGAAGATCCCCATATTTCACTCCCAAATTACAACACATGTTTCACAGTATGATCAAATATATGTGAAAGTGTGTTAATTTTAGGTTTAGCCTCTGTAAAGCTTCCACTTGCACTTACATAAATTCGTAAATATTTATAGCCCCTAGCCCTTTCAATCAAAATGACCCACATGAAAAGGGAGTTGGATTTCTAATATCAAAAAGATCTAAATCAGCTTTGCTGGAATGGAATCCCATCTCACCAAGAATTATCACAGCACGCTTTAACTCACGTTTTCAAAAAACCACCCTGATACAAGTATACGCCCCAACCAATGGCGCAGATGACTGTGAAAAGGAAGACTTCTACCACTCATTACAAACAACTATAGAAAAAGTGCCAAAAAGAGACCTATTGGTACTCATGGGTGACCTAAATGCTAAGGTAGGATCAGAAAGAAAGGGAAGGGAGAGAGAAATTGGTCCTCATGGGATaggaaatataaatgaaaatggcGAACTGTTTGCAGACTTCTGTGCCACCAACAACCTTGTCATAGGAGGAACACTCTTCAAACACAAGAATTGCCATAAGGTAACCTGGGTGTCACCAGCAGGAAATGCAGAAAACCAAATAGACCACATATCTATTTCTCAAAAATGGAGGTCTTCACTGCAAGATGTAAGAGTAAAAAGAGGAGCAGATGCAGCATCAGACCATCACCTAGTTATAGGGTCAATAAAGATGAAACTTTTAGCCCCAAAAAAATCAGTTGTCAAAAGAAGAAAGTTCAACGTTGGGAAGCTGAAACTACCAAACATAAGAGAAGAATTTCAAATATCTCTTCAAAATAGATTCTCAGCTATTAGCGACCTGGATATAGAGGAGAATGATATTAACAACACATGGGAACAGACAAAAAATGTAATACTAGAAACATGGGAGTAAACATTAGGATACATGCAGTATAAACGCAAAAACTGGATGTCAGATAATACATGGGTTAAGGTTGAAGAACGTagaaaagcaaaagaaaaagtCTTGAATGCCATCACAagacaacaaaaaagacaaacacaagaCCTTTATAGAGAGATAGACAAAGAAGTGAAGAAGAACTGTAAACAAGATAAAAGAGACTATGTTGAACAACTAGCACAAGAAGCAGAAATTGCATGTAGCAAAGGAGACATAACATCTCTCTACAACACCACAAAACAACTAAGTGGAAGAAGATCAAACTCAAGTGCTACAGTCAAAGATAAAAATGGCAATGTGTTAACAAAGATTGAAGATCAATTAAAACGATGGAAAGATCATTTTGAAGAAGTGCTGAACAGACCCTCTCCAACAGACCCACCTATCATTGAAGGGAGACAGGTCCTTAATATCAAGACAGGAGATATAACTAGAACAGAGGTCAACGCTGCAATAAAACAACTAAAGAATGGAAAAGCAGGAGGGATCGACAACATACCCCCTGAAGCTATAAAGGCAATGGATAACATCTGTATTGATAAACTTCACCAACTACTTAACAAAATATGGAATGACGAACATATACCTGATGACTGGCGTAAAGGAATCCTCATTAAAGTACCAAAGAAAGGCGACAAATCAATCTGTAGCAATTGGAGAGGAATTATTTTGCTTTCCATTCCTAGTAAAGTCCTATGTCACATCATCCTACAGAGGTTAAAGAAAGAAGTTGATAAGTTACTAACAGACGAACAGGCCGGTTTCAGACAGGAGAGATCATGTATTGACCAAATTGCCACATTAAGAATCATAATCGAACAAACCATTGAATGGCAGACATCCCTTTACTTAACATTTGTAGATTTCGAGAGGGCCTTTGATAGTATAGACCATCAAGTACTATGTAACATTCTTAGACATTATGGAATACCCGAGAAAATCATATCCGTCATCCAACAGCTCTATGACGGTTTTACATGTCAAGTGAGCCATGCAGAGACTCTGACAGATCCATTTCCTGTATCAACCGGTGTCAGACAAGGATGTTTACTTTCCCCTCTCCTTTTTCTGATAGTGATAGATTGGGTGAGTCGGAAATCATACAATACTCCTTTGGGTATTAAATGGACATTACAGTCATGCCTTGAAGACCTGGACTTTGCAGACGATATCTGTCAGCTTTCCCATCGCCATGAAGATTCACAAAAGCAAGCAGCCAACCTTGAAACAACTGCAAAACAAGTAGGACTATACATAAATGCAAAAAAGACAAAATCCATGAGGGTAAACACAAACCAACTTAACAAAACCAAAGTGAGAGATGCTGAAATTGAAGATGTCCGTGAATTCACATATCTTGGAAATGTAATCAGTACATCAGGTGGGACAGATGAAGATATCCAATCCAGAAAAAGAAAAGCCCAACAAGCCTTTGCTATCCTAAAACCAGTCTGGAGGAGCAAAGCTCTCAGATCGAACACCAAAATCAGGATCTTCAACTCAAACGTAAAATCTATACTTCTCTATGGTTCAGAAACTTGGAGACTGACAGCTGCATCAACAAAAACATTACAAGTTTTCATGAACAGGTGCCTTAGAAACATCATTGGAATAAAGTGGCCAAACATAATCAGCAACAAAGAGTTATGGAAAAGAACAAGACAAGAACCAATAGAAAGAACGATAACAACAAGAAGATGGAAATGGATTGGACACACTTTACGTAAAAGCAACACAAATGTAACAAGACAGGCACTAGATTGGAATCCCCAAGGGCATCGTAAAAGGGGGCGACCAAAATCCACCTGGCGCAGAGATTTAACATCTGATCTTCAGAAAATTGGAAAAACATGGGGTGAAGCAAAGAAACTAGCCAAGGACAGGAAAAGATGGAAAGCTACTGTAGTCGCCCTATGTCCCCCTTGGGACGAAGTGGATTAAGTCAAGTAAGTCAAGTCCTTTTAATAGGtatattattaacattaaatattttttcatctagttttcctgttttattaaatactactgatttagttttctttatatttatttggaGCATTCATCGCATTCATCACAGTAATTATATAGTTTATCAATACACCTCTGTAGACCATCAGCTGTTTCTGTCATGAAAAACTAAGTCATCTGCATACAATAATCAATTAATCTGTAAGGAATTTAAAATAACAGGTTTACAGGTCTCATCAAAAGAGTCaagaatatcatttataaaaaatttaaataaagtggGACTTAAATTATCCCCTTGTTTGACTCCTATGTTAAATGTAAAGTTTTCAGTCATATAATGTTTGTCTACCTTTACACAAAGttcaatattattatacatatcttttaaaGTGTTATAAAATAAATCACTGACTCCAATATTTCTCAGGTTATAAAAAAGTCCATCATGACTAAACGTAATCAAAGGCTCTTCGTAGGTCAACAAAGCATGTAAAGACTTTTTTATTGCCTTGTTGAGTATACTTTTATATAAGAGTTTTCAAAACTAAATGATGATCACTGGTGCGCTTGCCTTTACAGAAACCAATTTGTTCCGGTTTAATAATATTTCTACTTGCCAAAAATTTCTCTAAacgaatatttaaaattttcacaaatAACTTGTCAAAACAACGTCCAATGGTAATTCCTCTATAATTTGAAGGATCATCTTTCGAACCACACttataaataaaggaactatATATCCTTTTGCCCAAATTTTGGGAAAATTTCCTGAGTTTAACAtacaattaaacaattttttaaaacaagaaactAAATATATTTGACTGGACtttaacatttcatttaaaattgagtCAAAAccactgtttgttttttttattttttagtgtacTAATCGCCTTTTCTATTTCTGCTTTTGAAATCATATTATCAAGTTCAgtaaatattttttctctttaCATATCTTTtagtttatcttttaaataatCACAGGATGCATTAgtgtctttttcatttaaatttttaaaataagaaaaccaAGCACCTGTTGACACATCAGATGTGGAATTCTCCCTATTTGTATCTGATAACTCATGAAGCAGTGTGGATTATCGTCTTTTAAATTATCTAATTTATCTATTAAATCTTGTCGAAATTcccttatatttttctttcttgtttttctgtaatattttaaaagactGAAATAAGATGACCTTATTACTGGATCAAAAggatatttttgtaataatttttctttatcatttaggttattttttaattttgataatgaaGCATCTAACCagttagtttttttctttacattttgttttaacttgCTTGTTGATTTTTTAGTAGGCTTTTGTTTTAGTGATAACTTTGCAGCTTCATAGAAGATAGTGTTAACATCTTTAATCATATTATTAATATCGAAATGGTTTTCAgttttattaaaattcaaaaattgttgTTGCATACTGCCTGAAGATAATGCTTCTTGAAATAATACAGTAGAGTTCTCATtccatttataacttttaattaaGAGACATCTGAGTGTGACATGTATCtccttttattttataaaattgagaatggaaatggggaatgtgtcaatgagacaacaacccgaccacagagcagacaacagcagaaggtcaccaacaggtcttcaatgcagtgtcTCAGAGATATTCCCGCACCCGgcggcgtccttcagctggcccctaaacaaatatatatactagttcagtgataatgaacgccatacaaattgtacacaagaaacttaaattaaaaataatacaagaatgacttgggacaggcgcaaacatgcggcggggttaaacatgtttatgagatctcaaccctccccctatacctccagccaatgcagaaaagtaaacgcataacaaaacgcacTTTAAAATTCAacccaagagaagtccgagtctgatgtcagaagatgtaaccaaagaaaataaacaaaatgacaataatacataattaacatcagactactagcagttaactgacatgccagctccagacctcaattaaactgattgaaagataatgtcttcattatatggatatcaggcacaatccttcccgtgaggggtttattatcataccatcataacatacatgagaagaacataacccgtgtcatgcaaacaactggtttttaaataaatgtgtttagttccgatgcaaagaccctataagtgaatcaatattaacgccaaaatatgcaatctttaatgacctgacaacagtatcgtaactatatcccgtcttaataagtatatttaaaggttttgttagcttctgaggtgaatactgacatttgtgTGATTTATacagaatatttccataaaatattggatgtgaaatacctgaacgtataagaagtctgcatgttgagctatatttacgaatgatgtccttataccgatgataaaatttagtaaatgtgttagctagtttgtgatatcgaaaacccaggtgtaataatttttcagtaatacataaatttctctcgttacaCTGTATGTTCAATAACACAGAAATCTGACAATGATCAGAGAGATCGCCCAATTATTTATGGACTTTAAAAAACATACCTTTGATAATAAATTTTCTGATACAATAAAATAATCTACAACGCTACATCCATTTGGAGTATTATAGCATGTTAATTGGCCAATATAAGATCCAGTAGTTCTTCCATTTAAAATTCTAAAACCTGTTTCAATACAGATATCAATTAAATATTTACCCCTAGACGAGATAGTTTCGTCCATACTATAACGTACAGGTACATTTACATCTGGATCAAAGTTATTAAAAATCTGGTTAACACCATTTCTATTATCCCCCTAAAAAAATCTGGTTGTTTAGTACTTGTTCTAGAACTTAAATCTCCTGCTAAAATTATACTTccactttttgaatatttctcAATATCTGTTTCCAAAAGGTAAAACATTTCCTCATCTAGAGATTGTGTGTAAGAAGAATTAGAGGGTGGATTATAAATGAAACAAAGATATATATCCTCAGTTGTGCTGAAAAATGTGCTACAAAGTTTTAACCGTATGTAACTAATCATAATTTTTGTGTTCTAAAAATTTTACCCCAGCTTTCAAGtttgattttacaaaaactgAAATTCCTTCCgatattttatttgactttttagaTTTTGCTCTTGATAAATGAACTGAATTAAACCCATTAATAACTAACGATTCCTCCTGGGAACAATGTGTCtccaataaacaaataatatccTTTGTTTCTATTTCTCTTAAAAATCTATAGTCCTGATATGTATTGTACCTTTACTTTTAAAACCATTTATATTCCAGCAACTGATATGTAATTTCGATTTCTTTgtgaataaacatattttttttatacttgacACAACGTTTTTATACTATGTACAAAGAAAATTATATACCAATGGCTAAAAAGAACAGCTACAATTATGTTACATGTGATAAGAAAGATAGctcttgtaaaagagggacgaaagataccaaagggacagtcaattgTAATCTTATATATTGACTTGTCTGACTGTACTGATAATCAtcaaagaaaaaattcaaaacttctTACACTTTACATCTAAGCTTTTCACTTAGTTACATACTTTCATAGACTACCTATCTAATAGTTAGGCTTAAATTTATATCAACTGTTGAAGATATTGTCTATACATGTATCACTATACTTTAACTGACTTCTTATGagttattatttacatttatcattatATTACCAAACATGcctaatttttaacatttttggcaACACTTATGTTTTAAGTTAAGTGAATCTCCTTTCTAACTATAACAGTCAATTAGTACAGTCATGGCATTGAAtacataaaaatatgtaaaacaaataattaagaataaaatttaaattcaacatGTGATTCTTTAAACACAGTTTGTTTATTCATAATTAGTGTGTAGAGTTATGACAATATACCTTGAATATTAAACATAGAAAAGGCACTTTTTGTTGTATTCATGATTGTTCTACCCAGACCCATTATACATGTAGCTTGAATATTGATTACCAGTATGTCTTGCATTAGTAAATTCTCTATTGTATCTGTCATGTGTGAATTCCCTGTTATATCTATCATGTGTGTCATACATATATCTACCATTTGACCTTGACCCTACATACTTATTTTGAGAACTATCATAATGGTTTTGTACATTCAAATTTCTGTAAGAATGCTTACTCTTTTCAATCTTATTATTCATAGCTTTTCTGAGCCAGAATTTCATGTTTGTTACCTGTTTGGACAAGTGAAGTCcatcag contains:
- the LOC139515428 gene encoding craniofacial development protein 2-like; the protein is MYVTDGMIDKYKSLDTAPSPFNQNDPHEKGVGFLISKRSKSALLEWNPISPRIITARFNSRFQKTTLIQVYAPTNGADDCEKEDFYHSLQTTIEKVPKRDLLVLMGDLNAKVGSERKGREREIGPHGIGNINENGELFADFCATNNLVIGGTLFKHKNCHKVTWVSPAGNAENQIDHISISQKWRSSLQDVRVKRGADAASDHHLVIGSIKMKLLAPKKSVVKRRKFNVGKLKLPNIREEFQISLQNRFSAISDLDIEENDINNTWEQTKNVILETWE